From one Melopsittacus undulatus isolate bMelUnd1 unplaced genomic scaffold, bMelUnd1.mat.Z mat_scaffold_97_arrow_ctg1, whole genome shotgun sequence genomic stretch:
- the LOC117438965 gene encoding olfactory receptor 14C36-like → MSNGSSITHFLLLPFAHTRELQLWHFWLFLGISLAALLGNGLIITSTACDQHLHTPMYFFLLNLSLLDLGCILTTVPKSMVNSLWDTRAISYTGCAAQVFFFVFFISAEYFVLTVMSYDRYVAICKPLHYGTLLGSRACVHMAAAAWGSGFLNALVNTANTFSLPLCRGNAVEQFFCEIPPILKLSCSHSYLREVGLLVLGFSSAIGCFVFIVVSYVQIFKAVLRIPSEQGRHKAFSMCLPHLAVLSMIVSTGTFAYLKPPSISSPTLDLVVSVLYSVVPPAVNPLIYSLRNQELKDAVKKLVTGCF, encoded by the coding sequence ATGTCCAACggcagctccatcacccacttcctcctcctgccattcGCACACACgcgggagctgcagctctggcactTCTGGCTCTTCCTGGGCATCTCCCTGGCTGCGCTCCTGGGCAACGGCCTcatcatcaccagcacagcctgcgaccagcacctccacacccccatgtacttcttcctgctcaacctctccctgctggacctgggctgcatcctcaCCACTGTGCCCAAATCCATGGTCAATTCCCTCTGGGACACCAGGGCCATCTCCTACACAGGATGTGCTGCACAggtgtttttctttgtcttttttatttcagcagagTATTTTGTCCTCACTGTCATGTCCTACGACCGCTATGTGGCCATCTGCAAGCCCCTGCACTATGGGAccctgctgggcagcagagcttgtgtccacatggcagcagctgcctggggcagTGGCTTTCTCAATGCTCTGGTGAACACAGCCAATACATTTTCACTACCCCTCTGCAGGGGcaatgctgtggagcagttcttctgtgaaatcCCCCCCATCCTCAAGCTCTCCTGCTCACATTCCTACCTCAGGGAAGTTGGACTTCTTGTGCTAGGTTTCTCTTCAGCTATTGGCTGTTTTGTGTTCATTGTGGTATCCTATGTGCAGATCTTCAAGGCTGTGCTGAGGATCCCCTCTGAGCAGGGACGCCACAAAGCCTTTTCCATGTGCCTCCCTCACCTGGCTGTGCTCTCCATGATTGTCAGCACTGGTACCTTTGCCTACCTGAAGcccccctccatctcctccccaaCCCTGGATCTGGTGGTATCAGTGCTGTACTCAGTGGTGCCTCCAGCAGTGAACCccctcatctacagcctgaggaaccaGGAGCTCAAGGATGCTGTGAAGAAGTTGGTGACTGGATGTTTTTGA